One Fulvia fulva chromosome 8, complete sequence DNA window includes the following coding sequences:
- a CDS encoding 6-hydroxynicotinate 3-monooxygenase: MVESDKLRILVVGAGVAGLAVAIALKKHEGVDVQIYERATQLQEIGASIALGPNGMRTLEKLGVLEALDDEVAFRKSSGYPIIYRHWKTNEVVSVDKHHGEIEYRHRTSRFYRAHLQQALLAHVDTAHIHLGKAFASVCEAMNTDDLTISFDDGSTVSADILLGADGIRSAVRRSFVPHSAPKWTGWGAFRSVFDAKLVEHIDGVLDEACHWWGPDRTFFASRLGKDLFTIVDASWNSEGNLQILKDYYKDWHPAIRQMIDASPYTKLYPNTFASSLDTWIHGNGRVTFAGDAAHAHGGAFAAGGSLALDDAYAFALAITHFCPSGSSKPSKSTITGALRL, from the exons ATGGTAGAATCCGACAAACTACGCATACTAGTGGTCGGGGCAGGCGTTGCCGGTCTAGCTGTGGCAATAGCTCTCAAGAAACACGAGGGTGTCGATGTACAGATCTATGAGAGAGCGACACAGCTGCAAGAGATTGGTGCAAGTATAGCTTTGGGACCCAATGGCATGAGAACGCTAGAGAAACTTGGTGTACTGGAAGCACTTGACGATGAGGTTGCTTTTCGAAAAAGCTCTGGATATCCCATAATATACCG ACACTGGAAGACGAACGAAGTGGTATCTGTTGACAAGCACCACGGAGAGATCGAGTACCGACATCGAACTTCAAGATTCTATCGAGCACATTTGCAGCAAGCACTTCTGGCCCACGTCGATACGGCACATATACATTTGGGCAAGGCTTTCGCCTCCGTGTGCGAAGCCATGAACACAGACGACCTGACAATTTCCTTCGACGACGGCTCAACAGTGTCGGCCGACATCCTCCTCGGGGCCGATGGCATACGCTCAGCAGTCCGACGATCCTTCGTCCCCCACTCGGCGCCCAAGTGGACAGGCTGGGGAGCTTTCCGCTCAGTGTTCGACGCAAAGCTTGTCGAGCATATCGATGGTGTCCTTGACGAGGCGTGCCACTGGTGGGGTCCAGACCGAACATTTTTCGCTTCGAGACTAGGCAAAGACTTGTTCACGATTGTCG ATGCGTCGTGGAACTCAGAAGGTAATCTCCAGATCCTCAAGGATTACTATAAGGACTGGCACCCTGCGATCCGGCAGATGATCGATGCTTCGCCGTATACGAAGCTCTACCCGAATACATTTGCTTCGAGTCTTGACACTTGGATACACGGAAATGGACGAGTCACCTTTGCTGGCGATGCAGCCCATGCTCATGGAGGAGCCTTTGCAGCGGGTGGTTCGCTGGCATTGGATGATGCTTACGCTTTTGCGTTGGCTATAACTCATTTCTGTCCTTCCGGTTCCTCGAAACCATCAAAGTCGACCATCACAGGGGCTTTGCGTCTATAA